A genome region from Streptomyces sp. S4.7 includes the following:
- a CDS encoding amidohydrolase, whose protein sequence is MSRESEADLSGESGAAALPGKLSETLRTELIAFRRDMHMHPELGNQEFRTTAALKHRLEQAGLVPRVLNTGTGLFCDIGTRDGATAASGVRPMLALRADIDALPIPDTKAGVSYRSTVPDRAHACGHDVHTTAVLGAGLVLAALDREGLLPHPVRLIFQPAEEVLPGGALDAIESGVLEGVGRIIAVHCDPRVDVGTIGLRTGPITSACDRLEVTLDGPGGHTARPHLTTDLVTAAAKVATEVPALLVRRVDARSGLALTWGRIAAGHACNVIPQHAELSGTVRCLDLKSWREAPDLVHAAIDEISALYHAKSQINYVRGVPPVVNDLMMAELLRDAQTARRGVQSIEDTEQSLGGEDFSWYLEQVPGAMARLGVRTPGDSARHDLHRGDFDADERAIQVGVELFTAAALIDGDRS, encoded by the coding sequence ATGTCCCGCGAGTCCGAAGCCGACCTCTCAGGTGAGTCCGGCGCGGCGGCGCTGCCCGGCAAGCTGTCCGAAACGCTGCGTACCGAGCTGATCGCCTTCCGCAGAGACATGCACATGCACCCGGAGCTCGGCAACCAGGAGTTCCGTACCACCGCCGCGCTCAAGCACCGCCTTGAGCAGGCCGGACTCGTTCCGCGGGTACTCAACACCGGCACCGGACTCTTCTGCGACATCGGCACCCGCGACGGCGCCACCGCCGCCTCCGGCGTGCGCCCCATGCTCGCGCTGCGCGCGGACATCGACGCGCTCCCCATCCCGGACACCAAGGCCGGGGTGTCCTACCGCTCCACCGTGCCCGACCGCGCGCACGCCTGCGGTCACGACGTCCACACCACCGCCGTCCTCGGCGCCGGTCTGGTCCTCGCCGCGCTCGACCGCGAGGGCCTGCTGCCCCACCCCGTGCGGCTGATCTTCCAGCCCGCCGAGGAGGTGCTGCCCGGCGGCGCGCTCGACGCCATCGAGTCCGGCGTCCTGGAGGGCGTCGGCCGGATCATCGCGGTGCACTGCGACCCGCGCGTGGACGTCGGCACGATCGGTCTGCGCACCGGCCCGATCACCTCGGCCTGCGACCGGCTGGAAGTCACCCTCGACGGCCCCGGCGGTCACACCGCCCGCCCGCATCTGACCACCGACCTGGTCACCGCCGCCGCGAAGGTCGCCACCGAGGTGCCCGCGCTGCTGGTCCGCCGCGTCGACGCCCGGTCCGGGCTCGCGCTCACCTGGGGCCGTATCGCCGCCGGCCACGCCTGCAACGTCATCCCGCAGCACGCCGAACTGTCCGGCACCGTCCGCTGCCTGGACCTGAAGTCCTGGCGTGAGGCGCCGGACCTGGTGCACGCGGCGATCGACGAGATCTCCGCGCTCTACCACGCCAAGTCGCAGATCAACTATGTGCGCGGGGTCCCGCCGGTCGTCAACGACCTGATGATGGCGGAGCTGCTGCGTGACGCCCAGACCGCGCGCCGCGGCGTGCAGTCGATCGAGGACACCGAGCAGAGTCTCGGCGGCGAGGACTTCTCCTGGTACCTGGAGCAGGTCCCCGGCGCGATGGCGCGGCTCGGCGTACGGACTCCGGGAGACTCCGCCCGGCACGATCTCCACCGGGGCGATTTCGACGCGGACGAACGGGCGATTCAGGTCGGGGTGGAGCTTTTCACCGCCGCCGCGCTCATCGACGGCGACCGTTCGTAA
- a CDS encoding BMP family ABC transporter substrate-binding protein gives MRRITRIATVGVASAALALTATACGNTSSSDAASDSKEKSVAIAYDIGGRGDQSFNDAAYAGLAKAEKDLKVKGNDAEPSDGESDADKVQRLTELARSGNNPVIGVGFAYAPAIKKVAPKFPKTTFGIIDDSSVTGKNIANMVFNEEQGSYLAGVAAAKATKSKTVGFIGGVETPLIKKFEAGYAQGVKDTDPSVKVLSQYLTQPPNFDGFSKPDLGKAAAQGQLDKKADVIYAAAGLAGSGSIEAVSAAGKWNIGVDSDQYKQAGLAQYKDSILTSVTKDIADAVFNLIKSVEDGEPQNGEIRYGLDKDGVGLTDSNPAYVKLTDVTAAVDKAKQEIVDGKITVKTAP, from the coding sequence TTGCGCCGGATCACCAGGATCGCAACCGTGGGCGTCGCGTCCGCGGCGCTCGCGCTGACCGCCACCGCGTGTGGCAACACCTCCTCCTCGGACGCCGCGTCCGACTCCAAGGAGAAAAGCGTCGCCATCGCGTACGACATCGGCGGCCGCGGTGACCAGTCCTTCAACGACGCCGCGTACGCGGGTCTCGCGAAGGCCGAGAAGGACCTCAAGGTCAAGGGCAACGACGCCGAGCCGTCCGACGGCGAGTCCGACGCCGACAAGGTCCAGCGCCTGACCGAGCTGGCCCGCTCCGGCAACAACCCGGTGATCGGCGTCGGCTTCGCCTACGCCCCGGCCATCAAGAAGGTCGCCCCGAAGTTCCCGAAGACGACCTTCGGCATAATCGACGACTCGTCGGTGACCGGCAAGAACATCGCCAACATGGTCTTCAACGAGGAGCAGGGCTCCTACCTCGCCGGTGTCGCGGCGGCCAAGGCCACCAAGTCCAAGACCGTCGGCTTCATCGGCGGTGTCGAGACCCCGCTGATCAAGAAGTTCGAGGCCGGCTACGCGCAGGGCGTCAAGGACACCGACCCCTCGGTGAAGGTGCTCTCCCAGTACCTGACCCAGCCCCCGAACTTCGACGGCTTCTCCAAGCCCGACCTCGGCAAGGCCGCGGCGCAGGGCCAGCTCGACAAGAAGGCCGACGTGATCTATGCGGCGGCCGGTCTGGCCGGCTCCGGCTCGATCGAGGCCGTCTCGGCCGCGGGCAAGTGGAACATCGGCGTCGACTCCGACCAGTACAAGCAGGCCGGTCTCGCCCAGTACAAGGACAGCATCCTGACCTCGGTCACCAAGGACATCGCCGACGCGGTGTTCAACCTGATCAAGTCGGTCGAGGACGGCGAGCCGCAGAACGGTGAGATCCGCTACGGCCTCGACAAGGACGGCGTCGGCCTCACCGACTCCAACCCGGCCTACGTCAAGCTGACCGACGTGACCGCCGCGGTGGACAAGGCCAAGCAGGAGATCGTCGACGGCAAGATCACCGTCAAGACGGCTCCGTAA
- a CDS encoding ABC transporter ATP-binding protein — translation MSGQGECVINASSSPPAVELHGITKRFPGVVANHDIAITIGKGTVHALVGENGAGKSTLMKILYGMQKPDEGTITVDGTQVTFNSPADAIARGIGMVHQHFMLADNLTVLENVVLGAEKLHGIGQGARRKINEISQAYGLGVRPDALVEDLGVADRQRVEILKVLYRGARILILDEPTAVLVPQEVDALFDNLRELKAEGLTVIFISHKLGEVLSVADDITVIRRGTTVGTADPANTSTKQLAELMVGSELPSPETRESTVTDVPVLKVVDLRLTATDSDGVVREVLSDIGFTIHRGEVLGIAGVEGNGQTELIETLMGLRDPDGGVITLDTADISHAPTRKRREGGIGYIPEDRHRHGLLLEAPLWENRILGHVTERPNSRGGLLDPKAARTDTKRIVVEYDVRTPGIDVTAASLSGGNQQKLIVGREMSHSPKLLIAAHPTRGVDVGAQAQIWDQIKAARRDGLAVLLISADLDELIGLSDTLRVMYRGRLVADADPATITPEELGTAMTGAATGHLEAAPEDEAR, via the coding sequence CTGTCCGGCCAAGGAGAGTGCGTCATCAACGCGTCCAGCAGCCCCCCCGCCGTAGAACTGCACGGCATCACCAAGCGGTTCCCCGGCGTCGTGGCCAACCACGACATCGCCATCACCATCGGCAAGGGCACCGTCCACGCCCTCGTCGGTGAGAACGGCGCCGGCAAGTCGACCCTGATGAAGATCCTGTACGGCATGCAGAAGCCGGACGAGGGAACCATCACCGTCGACGGCACGCAGGTCACCTTCAACAGCCCCGCCGACGCCATCGCGCGCGGCATCGGCATGGTGCACCAGCACTTCATGCTGGCCGACAACCTCACCGTCCTGGAGAACGTCGTCCTCGGGGCCGAGAAGCTGCACGGCATCGGCCAGGGGGCGCGGCGGAAGATCAACGAGATCTCCCAGGCGTACGGCCTCGGGGTCCGCCCCGACGCCCTCGTCGAAGACCTCGGCGTCGCCGACCGCCAGCGCGTGGAGATCCTCAAGGTCCTCTACCGGGGCGCCCGCATCCTCATCCTCGACGAGCCCACCGCGGTCCTCGTCCCGCAGGAGGTCGACGCGCTCTTCGACAACCTGCGCGAACTCAAGGCCGAGGGCCTCACCGTCATCTTCATCTCGCACAAGCTGGGCGAGGTGCTGTCCGTCGCCGACGACATCACCGTCATCCGGCGCGGTACGACCGTGGGCACGGCCGACCCCGCCAACACCAGCACCAAGCAGCTCGCCGAGCTGATGGTCGGCAGCGAACTCCCCTCGCCCGAGACCCGCGAGTCCACCGTCACCGACGTCCCCGTGCTCAAGGTCGTGGACCTGCGGCTCACGGCCACCGACTCCGACGGCGTCGTACGCGAGGTGCTCTCGGACATCGGCTTCACCATCCACCGCGGCGAGGTCCTGGGCATCGCGGGCGTCGAGGGCAACGGCCAGACCGAGCTGATCGAGACGCTGATGGGGCTGCGTGACCCGGACGGCGGAGTCATCACCCTCGACACCGCCGACATCTCGCACGCGCCGACCCGCAAGCGCCGCGAGGGCGGCATCGGCTACATCCCCGAGGACCGGCACCGGCACGGACTGCTGCTGGAGGCGCCTCTGTGGGAGAACCGCATCCTCGGCCATGTGACCGAACGCCCCAACAGCCGGGGCGGACTCCTCGACCCCAAGGCGGCGCGCACCGACACCAAGCGCATCGTGGTCGAGTACGACGTCCGCACCCCCGGGATCGACGTCACGGCCGCCTCCCTGTCCGGCGGCAATCAGCAGAAGCTGATCGTCGGCCGCGAGATGAGCCACAGTCCGAAGCTGCTGATCGCCGCCCACCCGACGCGCGGCGTCGACGTCGGCGCCCAGGCCCAGATCTGGGACCAGATCAAGGCCGCCCGCCGCGACGGGCTCGCGGTGCTGCTGATCTCCGCCGACCTGGACGAGCTGATCGGGCTCTCCGACACCCTGCGCGTGATGTACCGCGGCAGGCTCGTCGCCGACGCGGACCCCGCGACCATCACCCCGGAGGAGCTGGGCACCGCCATGACCGGCGCCGCCACCGGCCACCTAGAGGCAGCCCCGGAGGACGAGGCCCGATGA
- a CDS encoding ABC transporter permease, whose amino-acid sequence MKKFDKDRLILGLAGPVLALVVAIALTTVVLLVSGTNPWEPYRIMFESASYVDVQVLIVNQAGTYYLAALAVAVGFRMNLFNIGVDGQYRLAAMMAALVGASVNLPGPLQIALVVITAMLVGAFWSGIAGILKTTRGVSEVVSTIMLNSIATSLVAWLILPKNFGEQPVGSNNLTTGEIPESGWFPGLSMGAEAGEIYGFTFVAALCGVIYWFVLGRTRFGFDLRATGASESAAQASGVDAKKMILTSMLISGGIAGLVGMPTLLGDTHTYSLDFPTGIGFTGITIALLGRNHPLGIAFSALLIAFLDKSSASLDQFGYEKEIATIMQGLIVISVVVSYELVRRYGLRRQQQKVGEELAAGAAIRTEADSGPGTGPGSDSLSKNDKGAAL is encoded by the coding sequence ATGAAGAAGTTCGACAAGGACCGGCTGATCCTGGGCCTGGCCGGCCCGGTGCTCGCGCTGGTCGTCGCCATCGCCCTCACCACGGTGGTGCTGCTCGTCTCGGGCACCAACCCGTGGGAGCCGTACCGCATCATGTTCGAGTCGGCGAGCTACGTCGACGTACAGGTCCTGATCGTCAACCAGGCCGGTACGTACTACCTCGCCGCGCTCGCCGTCGCCGTCGGCTTCCGGATGAACCTCTTCAACATCGGGGTCGACGGCCAGTACCGCCTCGCCGCGATGATGGCGGCGCTCGTCGGTGCCAGCGTGAACCTGCCCGGCCCGCTCCAGATCGCGCTCGTCGTCATCACGGCGATGCTCGTCGGCGCCTTCTGGTCAGGCATCGCGGGCATCCTCAAGACCACGCGCGGGGTGAGCGAGGTCGTCTCCACGATCATGCTCAACTCGATCGCGACCAGCCTCGTCGCCTGGCTGATCCTGCCGAAGAACTTCGGTGAGCAGCCCGTCGGCTCCAACAACCTGACGACCGGTGAGATCCCGGAGTCCGGCTGGTTCCCCGGACTGTCCATGGGCGCCGAGGCCGGCGAGATCTACGGCTTCACCTTCGTCGCCGCGCTCTGCGGTGTCATCTACTGGTTCGTCCTCGGCCGCACCCGCTTCGGCTTCGACCTGCGCGCCACCGGCGCCAGCGAGAGCGCCGCGCAGGCCTCCGGCGTCGACGCCAAGAAGATGATCCTCACGTCGATGCTGATCTCCGGCGGGATCGCCGGTCTGGTCGGCATGCCGACACTGCTGGGCGACACCCACACCTACAGCCTCGACTTCCCCACCGGGATCGGCTTCACCGGCATCACGATCGCGCTGCTGGGCCGCAACCACCCGCTCGGCATCGCCTTCAGCGCGCTGCTGATCGCGTTCCTCGACAAGTCGTCCGCCTCTCTCGACCAGTTCGGGTACGAGAAGGAGATCGCGACGATCATGCAGGGCCTGATCGTGATCTCGGTCGTGGTCAGCTATGAACTGGTCCGCCGCTACGGGCTCCGCCGCCAGCAGCAGAAGGTCGGCGAGGAGCTCGCGGCGGGCGCCGCGATCCGCACCGAGGCCGACTCCGGACCAGGCACCGGGCCGGGCTCCGATTCCCTTTCCAAGAACGACAAGGGGGCTGCCCTGTGA
- a CDS encoding ABC transporter permease, translating into MSTSTVTAASAAPKKGGGRRKLTLPVILLIISGGLALISLVRLISGAEDITSVGQVAGALELAVPIGLAGLGGLWAERAGVINIGLEGMMVLGTWFGAWAGFQWGPWVGVLFGILGGALGGLLHAVVTVTFGVNHIVSGVAINILAVGVTRYLSNFTFAHEEGGSSKQSPRIDSITEITIPGLADGLADLQQKHWFLISDIAGVLGGLVTGLSLLTIVALLLIPATWWILWRTSFGLRLRSCGENPIAAETLGVNVYKYKYIAVTVSGGLAGLGGAFLAIVATGIYQENQTGGRGYIGLAAMIFGNWMPGGMALGAGLFGFTDSLKLRGGAENVHAMLLLLAILLVLVVGWQLYKRRYVSAVISAVVSALLFTWYALVDQVPSQFVDAAPYVTTLLVLALSAQRLRMPKANGMAYRRGQGT; encoded by the coding sequence GTGAGTACCAGCACCGTTACCGCAGCGAGTGCGGCTCCCAAGAAGGGCGGCGGGCGGCGCAAGCTCACCCTGCCCGTCATTCTGCTGATCATCTCCGGCGGACTCGCGCTGATCTCCCTGGTCCGGCTGATCAGCGGCGCCGAGGACATCACCTCCGTGGGACAGGTGGCCGGCGCGCTCGAACTCGCCGTACCCATCGGCCTCGCCGGACTCGGCGGCCTGTGGGCCGAACGCGCGGGCGTCATCAACATCGGACTCGAAGGAATGATGGTCCTCGGCACCTGGTTCGGTGCCTGGGCCGGCTTCCAGTGGGGCCCCTGGGTCGGTGTCCTGTTCGGCATACTCGGCGGGGCGCTCGGCGGTCTGCTGCACGCGGTCGTCACCGTCACCTTCGGCGTGAACCACATCGTCTCCGGTGTGGCCATCAACATCCTCGCCGTCGGCGTGACCCGCTACCTCTCCAACTTCACCTTCGCCCACGAGGAGGGCGGCTCCTCCAAGCAGTCCCCCCGCATCGACTCGATCACCGAGATCACCATTCCAGGACTCGCCGACGGGCTGGCCGATCTCCAACAGAAACACTGGTTCCTGATCTCCGACATCGCCGGCGTGCTCGGCGGTCTGGTGACGGGCCTGTCCCTGCTGACGATCGTCGCCCTGCTGCTGATCCCCGCCACCTGGTGGATCCTGTGGCGTACGTCCTTCGGGCTGCGCCTGCGCTCCTGCGGTGAGAACCCGATCGCGGCCGAGACGCTCGGCGTCAACGTCTACAAGTACAAGTACATCGCCGTCACCGTCTCCGGCGGCCTCGCCGGACTCGGCGGCGCGTTCCTCGCCATCGTCGCGACCGGCATCTACCAGGAGAACCAGACCGGCGGGCGCGGCTACATCGGTCTCGCCGCGATGATCTTCGGCAACTGGATGCCGGGCGGCATGGCGCTGGGCGCCGGACTGTTCGGCTTCACCGACAGCCTCAAGCTGCGCGGCGGCGCCGAGAACGTGCACGCCATGCTCCTGCTGCTGGCGATCCTGCTGGTGCTCGTCGTGGGCTGGCAGCTCTACAAGCGCAGGTACGTCTCCGCGGTGATCTCGGCGGTCGTCTCCGCGCTGCTGTTCACCTGGTACGCCCTGGTGGACCAGGTCCCGAGCCAGTTCGTCGACGCCGCGCCGTACGTGACGACCCTGCTCGTCCTCGCCCTGTCCGCACAACGGCTGCGGATGCCCAAGGCCAACGGCATGGCGTATCGCAGAGGCCAGGGCACATGA
- a CDS encoding cytidine deaminase → MTGADAATGGVDWEALRAAARDAMSRAYAPYSGYPVGAAALADDGRTVTGCNVENASYGLGLCAECGLVSAFHATGGGRLTHFTCVDGAGALLVPCGRCRQLLYEFGGPGLLLDTPEGVLPLSEMLPQAFGPQHLS, encoded by the coding sequence ATGACCGGCGCCGACGCCGCCACCGGCGGCGTGGACTGGGAGGCCCTGCGCGCGGCGGCCCGGGACGCCATGTCCCGTGCCTACGCGCCGTATTCGGGCTACCCGGTCGGCGCCGCCGCCCTGGCGGACGACGGCAGGACGGTCACCGGCTGCAACGTCGAGAACGCCTCGTACGGCCTCGGCCTGTGCGCCGAGTGCGGGCTCGTCTCCGCGTTCCACGCGACGGGCGGCGGCCGGCTCACGCACTTCACCTGCGTGGACGGCGCGGGCGCGCTCCTGGTGCCGTGCGGCCGGTGCCGCCAGCTGCTGTACGAGTTCGGCGGCCCCGGCCTGCTGCTGGACACCCCGGAGGGGGTCCTCCCGCTCTCCGAGATGCTGCCCCAGGCCTTCGGCCCGCAGCACCTCTCCTAG
- a CDS encoding thymidine phosphorylase, producing MDVISVIRTKRDRGELSPEQIDWVIDAYTRGDVADEQMSALAMAILLNGMNRTEIARWTAAMIASGERMDFSSLSRPTADKHSTGGVGDKITLPLAPLVAACGAAVPQLSGRGLGHTGGTLDKLESIPGWRARISNAEMLAVLDSAGAVICAAGDGLAPADKKLYALRDVTGTVEAIPLIASSIMSKKIAEGTGSLVLDVKVGSGAFMKTVEDARELASTMVGLGTDHGVRTVALLTDMATPLGLTAGNALEVRESAEVLAGGGPADVVELTLALAREMLDAAGLPDTDPAKALSDGSAMDVWRRMIVAQGGDPDAALPVARERQVVTAPSSGVLTRLDAYDIGVAAWRLGAGRARKEDVVQAGAGVELHAKPGDTVTAGQPLLTLHTDTPEKFDYALASLTSAYDIAPAGTAFTPAPIVLDRIA from the coding sequence ATGGACGTCATCTCCGTCATCCGTACCAAGCGGGACCGCGGTGAGCTGAGCCCCGAGCAGATCGACTGGGTCATCGACGCCTACACGCGCGGTGACGTCGCCGACGAGCAGATGTCGGCCCTCGCCATGGCGATCCTGCTCAACGGAATGAACCGCACGGAGATCGCCCGCTGGACCGCCGCCATGATCGCCTCCGGCGAACGCATGGACTTCTCGTCGCTGTCCCGCCCCACGGCCGACAAGCACTCCACGGGCGGCGTCGGCGACAAGATCACGCTGCCGCTCGCGCCGCTGGTCGCCGCCTGCGGCGCGGCCGTCCCGCAGCTCAGCGGACGCGGCCTCGGCCACACCGGCGGCACCCTCGACAAGCTGGAGTCCATCCCCGGCTGGCGCGCCCGGATCTCCAACGCCGAGATGCTGGCCGTGCTGGACTCCGCCGGCGCCGTGATCTGCGCCGCCGGTGACGGACTGGCCCCGGCCGACAAGAAGCTGTACGCGCTCCGCGACGTCACCGGCACCGTCGAGGCGATCCCGCTCATCGCCTCCTCGATCATGTCCAAGAAGATCGCCGAGGGCACCGGCTCACTGGTCCTGGACGTCAAGGTCGGCTCCGGCGCCTTCATGAAGACCGTCGAGGACGCCCGCGAACTGGCCTCGACCATGGTCGGCCTCGGCACCGACCACGGCGTACGCACCGTGGCCCTGCTCACCGACATGGCCACCCCGCTCGGGCTCACCGCGGGCAACGCCCTGGAGGTGCGCGAGTCGGCCGAGGTCCTCGCGGGCGGCGGCCCGGCCGACGTCGTGGAGCTGACGCTCGCCCTGGCCCGCGAGATGCTGGACGCCGCCGGTCTGCCGGACACCGACCCGGCCAAGGCCCTGTCCGACGGCTCGGCCATGGACGTCTGGCGCCGCATGATCGTGGCCCAGGGCGGCGACCCGGACGCGGCGCTGCCCGTGGCACGTGAGCGTCAGGTGGTCACCGCCCCGTCCTCCGGGGTGCTGACCCGGCTGGACGCGTACGACATCGGCGTCGCCGCCTGGCGCCTCGGCGCGGGCCGCGCCCGCAAGGAGGACGTCGTGCAGGCGGGCGCGGGCGTGGAGCTGCACGCCAAGCCGGGGGACACCGTGACGGCGGGGCAGCCGCTGCTCACCCTGCACACCGACACCCCCGAGAAGTTCGACTACGCCCTCGCGTCGCTGACGTCCGCGTACGACATCGCCCCGGCCGGGACCGCGTTCACCCCTGCACCGATCGTCCTCGACCGGATCGCCTGA
- a CDS encoding STAS domain-containing protein, which yields MPVSMDVEATKTILLALRGPITAADVPQLCDQLAARLRDSDATDAVCDVGALGRPTAVTLNALARLQLVARRRGCRIRLTGAGPELLMLLELVGLTDVLRAGGPGGGPVETGPDPPPVRSA from the coding sequence GTGCCGGTCTCAATGGATGTGGAAGCCACCAAGACGATCCTCCTCGCACTGCGCGGACCGATCACCGCCGCCGATGTCCCCCAGCTCTGCGACCAGCTCGCCGCACGGCTGAGGGACAGCGACGCCACCGACGCGGTCTGCGACGTCGGCGCGCTCGGCAGGCCGACCGCCGTCACCCTCAACGCCCTGGCCAGACTTCAGCTCGTCGCCCGCAGGCGCGGGTGCCGGATCCGGCTGACCGGCGCGGGGCCCGAACTGCTGATGCTGCTGGAGCTCGTCGGCCTGACGGATGTCTTGCGGGCCGGCGGGCCCGGCGGCGGCCCGGTCGAAACGGGTCCCGACCCTCCGCCGGTCAGATCGGCGTGA